The sequence GCCTACATCCTCTATTTCAACCTCGTCGCCTCGGCCGGCGCCACCAATGCCTCGCTGGTCACGCTGATCGTGCCGGCCAGCGCCATGCTGCTCGGTTTTCTTTTCCTCGGCGAGCGGCTGGAACTGTTCGAGATCGGCGGCGTGGTGCTGATCGCGCTGGGCTTGGTCACCATCGACGGACGGCTGTTCGGCAGACGATAGAGCGCCGCGCGTCTGATTGGACGCGCAAAGGACGCTCTAACGACTTAACCAAATCCCGGCATTGGCGCGAAAGTCGAAGTCGACTTTCGCGGTGGTAGCGCTGCCATGACATGGTAACGACACCGTCCCGCCACAATTTATTCACAGGTCTGAAGCCGGTTTTTGCCGAGAAGTTTCAACGGCTAACGGCGAAACCGAGGTCGCAAATTTCACAATCACGTCGCAATGCAGCACATTTTCCGCTTGCCTGTGGCACAAATGACCCTAGACTCTCAGGCATAGCTCTTTAAGAGGAGGCTATGTCATGGGACTCACGAGGCCAATCAACGCATTGATGATTTGTGCTGCGTTTGCTTTCATCGGCGCCCTCATTATGGGCGTCCTTCCCTGAACCCGCCAAGACGGGGAAGACCAGCACCAGATAGTCTAAGCAATTCGAAAGGCCGGGTTTTTACCCGGCCTTTTGCTGTTCAGCCCTGCCTCACGCCGCAGCCGAGCCTGCCACCTCCGCCTCGTGCGAGCGGATGCCGATCATGTGGCAAATGGCAAAGACGAGGTCGGCACGGTTCATCGTATAGAAGTGGAAATCGCCCACCCCGCGCTCGACCAGGTCGAGAACCTGTTCGGCGGCGACGGCCGATGCCACCAGCGCATGCGTCTGCGGGTCGTTCTGCAAGCCGTCGAAGCGCTCGGCCAGCCATGCCGGCACCAGCGCGCCGCAGCGTGCCGAGAAATTGGCGACCTGGGTGAAATTATGCACCGGCAGGATGCCGGGCACGATCGGAATGTAGATGCCGGCGCGGCGCGCGCGCTCGACATAACGCTCGTAGAGATCATTGTCGAAGAAGAACTGGGTGATCGCCCGCGTCGCGCCATTGTCGACCTTGCGCTTCAGCATGTCGATGTCGGTGGCGAAATCAGGGCTTTCCGGATGCTTCTCCGGATAGGCCGAAACCGAAATGTCGAAATCGCCGGCATCCTTCAGCGCGCCGACCAGTTCGGCGCCATTGGCATAGCCATCCGGATGCGGGCGGTAGGCGGTGCCCACGCCGGCTGCCGGATCGCCGCGCAGGGCGACGAAGCGCTTGACCCCCATATCGACGAATTCCTGGATCACCGCGTCGACCTGATGGCGGGCGGCGTCGACGCAGGTCATGTGCGCGGCCGGCGTCAGGCTGGTCTCGTTCAGGATGCGGCCGATGGTGCGCGCTGTGCGTTCCCGCGTCGAGCCGCCGGCGCCATAGGTCACCGAGACGAATTTCGGCTTCAGCGGCTCCAGCCTGGTGACGGTGTCCCAGAGCCGCGCTTCCATCTCGTCGTTCTTGGGCGGGAAGAATTCGAAGGAAACCTTGACCTTGTCGCCAATGTCGGGGCGGCGGGAAAAGCGGAACTGGTTCATCAGGCGATTTCCCCTATCGAGTTCACTTTGGTCTGCTCATTGGCGGGATCGGCGATCAGCAGGCGCCGGTCGCGGCCGAGCCAGAGTTTTACGGTAAGCCTGGCCTCGTTGCCGCCGCGCGGCTCGAACTCCTGGGCATCCTCGAGATCAAGCCCTGCCTCGGCAAACCATTCGCCGATCTGCCGGTCGGAAAAGCCGAGCCGCATATGCGCATGCTCATCGCGTAGGAATTCCAGCGTGTGCGGCGCGAAATCGACGATGACCAGCCGGCCCGACGGGCGCAAAAGCCGCGCCGCCTCGTGGATGGCGCGGGCCGGATCGTCGAGATAGTGCAGCACCTGATGGATGGTGACGAGATCGAAGGCGTCGCGCTCGACCGGCGGCGAGAAGATGTCGCCCTGCCGCACCTGCGCGTTCGAAACGCCGGCCTTATCGAGATTGGCGCGCGCCACGGTCAGCATCTCGCGCGACATGTCGATGCCGACGCCGCGCCGGTAGAGCGGCGAGAAGATTTCGAGCAGCCGCCCGGTGCCGGTGCCGAGATCAAGCATCGACTGGAACGGCCGCTTGCCGACCAGCTTCAACATCGCGGCCTCGACGGCGCGGTCCGGCACATGCAGCGAGCGGATATGGTCCCAGCTTGCCGCGTTCACCGAAAAATACTCAGTGGCGCGGTCCTGTCGCTTGCGCTTGACCGAGGCCAGGCGTTCGAGATCGCGCTCGACCTGCGGATCTGCGCCGCGAATGCTGGAAATCAGCCCCATGACGAAGTCACGCGCGGAATCGGCATCCGACAGGCGGAAGAAGGCCCACGACCCTTCCTGGTAGCGGCCGATCAGGCCGGCCTCGAGCAGCAGCTTCAGGTGCCGCGAGACGCGCGGCTGCGACTGGCCGAGAATTTCGGTAAGATCGGAAACGGTGAGGTCGCCGCGCGACAACAGTGCCAATATGCGCAGGCGGCTGGATTCGGCCGCGGCC is a genomic window of Mesorhizobium huakuii containing:
- a CDS encoding ArsR/SmtB family transcription factor, whose protein sequence is MHVSLDTMVDTLKAAAESSRLRILALLSRGDLTVSDLTEILGQSQPRVSRHLKLLLEAGLIGRYQEGSWAFFRLSDADSARDFVMGLISSIRGADPQVERDLERLASVKRKRQDRATEYFSVNAASWDHIRSLHVPDRAVEAAMLKLVGKRPFQSMLDLGTGTGRLLEIFSPLYRRGVGIDMSREMLTVARANLDKAGVSNAQVRQGDIFSPPVERDAFDLVTIHQVLHYLDDPARAIHEAARLLRPSGRLVIVDFAPHTLEFLRDEHAHMRLGFSDRQIGEWFAEAGLDLEDAQEFEPRGGNEARLTVKLWLGRDRRLLIADPANEQTKVNSIGEIA
- the metF gene encoding methylenetetrahydrofolate reductase [NAD(P)H], whose translation is MNQFRFSRRPDIGDKVKVSFEFFPPKNDEMEARLWDTVTRLEPLKPKFVSVTYGAGGSTRERTARTIGRILNETSLTPAAHMTCVDAARHQVDAVIQEFVDMGVKRFVALRGDPAAGVGTAYRPHPDGYANGAELVGALKDAGDFDISVSAYPEKHPESPDFATDIDMLKRKVDNGATRAITQFFFDNDLYERYVERARRAGIYIPIVPGILPVHNFTQVANFSARCGALVPAWLAERFDGLQNDPQTHALVASAVAAEQVLDLVERGVGDFHFYTMNRADLVFAICHMIGIRSHEAEVAGSAAA